From a single Dendropsophus ebraccatus isolate aDenEbr1 chromosome 8, aDenEbr1.pat, whole genome shotgun sequence genomic region:
- the ANGPTL1 gene encoding angiopoietin-related protein 1 isoform X2, which produces MERTLWAVGVLFISLVPSVFCTNSDFQSRKGTSKRVTRSVDSADGNDGKRCGYTFMVPQQRITGPICVSTKGPGPSKDQVTRMDLENLKDALAKQRREVEMLQVVVDVDGNIVNEVKLLRKESRNMNSRVTQLYMQLLHEIIRKRDNSLEISHLENKILNVTAEMLRAATHYKELETRYASLVDLVNNQSAIISLLEEQCMRVFSRRDPHGSPPLVQVVPQHIPNSQQYTPGLGGSNEIQRDTGYPRVRDSRQPPQAPAPTISPFRVPPVTIINEGPFRDCKHAKDSGFSSSGIYLIKPQNANSHTQLWCENSLDPGGWAVIQRRTDGSANFFRNWETYKKGFGNIDSEYWLGLENIYQLTNQDNYKLLIELEDWNNKKVYAEYSSFRLEPESDYYRLRLGTYQGNAGDSMVWHNGKQFTTLDRDRDMYTGNCAHFHKGGWWYNACAHANLNGVWYRGGVYRSKHQDGIYWAEYRGGSYSLKRVQMLIRPID; this is translated from the exons ATGGAGAGAACCCTCTGGGCCGTAGGGGTGTTGTTCATCTCTCTGGTACCTTCGGTATTCTGCACGAACAGCGACTTTCAAAGCCGGAAAGGAACTTCAAAAAGAGTGACCCGTTCTGTGGACAGTGCGGACGGCAATGACGGTAAACGGTGTGGTTACACGTTCATGGTCCCCCAGCAGAGAATCACGGGGCCTATATGCGTCAGCACCAAAGGGCCCGGTCCAAGTAAGGACCAGGTAACAAGGATGGATTTGGAAAACCTTAAAGACGCTTTAGCTAAGCAAAGGAGAGAGGTGGAAATGTTACAAGTGGTTGTAGATGTTGACGGGAACATTGTGAATGAGGTAAAATTACTGAGGAAAGAGAGCCGGAATATGAACTCCCGAGTTACACAGCTCTACATGCAGCTCCTACACGAGATCATTCGGAAGAGGGACAACTCTCTGGAGATCTCTCACCTGGAAAACAAAATCCTCAATGTAACAGCGGAGATGCTTAGAGCAGCCACCCACTACAAAGAGCTGGAGACAAGGTATGCATCACTAGTAGACTTGGTCAATAACCAGTCTGCCATTATCTCATTGCTGGAAGAACAGTGCATGAGAGTTTTCTCCAGGAGGGACCCCCATGGCTCACCACCCTTGGTTCAAGTGGTGCCCCAGCACATTCCGAACAGCCAGCAGTACACCCCAGGATTAGGAGGCAGTAATGAGATCCAGAGAGACACCGGATACCCGAGGGTCAGAGACAGCAGGCAGCCACCACAAGCACCAGCCCCCACCATCAGCCCGTTCCGGGTACCACCAGTTACCATCATCAATGAAG GTCCGTTCAGGGACTGCAAACATGCAAAGGACTCAGGATTTTCCAGCAGTGGAATTTACTTGATAAAACCCCAAAATGCCAATAGTCACACGCAGCTGTGGTGTGAGAACAGTCTGGATCCTGGTGGCTGGGCAGTCATACAGAGGAGGACTGATGGATCAGCCAACTTTTTCAGGAACTGGGAAACCTACAAG AAAGGCTTTGGAAACATTGACTCCGAGTACTGGCTGGGGCTGGAGAACATCTATCAGCTAACAAACCAAGATAACTATAAGCTGCTGATTGAACTGGAAGATTGGAACAATAAAAAAGTCTACGCAGAATACAGCAGCTTCCGACTAGAGCCAGAGAGCGATTACTACAGGCTGCGACTCGGGACGTATCAAGGCAATGCTGGAGACTCCATGGTCTGGCACAATGGCAAGCAGTTTACTACATTGGACAGAGACAGGGATATGTATACAG GTAACTGTGCACACTTCCATAAAGGAGGATGGTGGTACAACGCTTGTGCACATGCCAACCTCAATGGTGTGTGGTACAGAGGAGGGGTGTACCGAAGTAAACACCAAGATGGCATCTACTGGGCAGAATACAGGGGTGGCTCCTATTCTCTCAAAAGGGTC
- the ANGPTL1 gene encoding angiopoietin-related protein 1 isoform X1, translated as MLLIEELEEFIRQVQVAWTPASPLSKMERTLWAVGVLFISLVPSVFCTNSDFQSRKGTSKRVTRSVDSADGNDGKRCGYTFMVPQQRITGPICVSTKGPGPSKDQVTRMDLENLKDALAKQRREVEMLQVVVDVDGNIVNEVKLLRKESRNMNSRVTQLYMQLLHEIIRKRDNSLEISHLENKILNVTAEMLRAATHYKELETRYASLVDLVNNQSAIISLLEEQCMRVFSRRDPHGSPPLVQVVPQHIPNSQQYTPGLGGSNEIQRDTGYPRVRDSRQPPQAPAPTISPFRVPPVTIINEGPFRDCKHAKDSGFSSSGIYLIKPQNANSHTQLWCENSLDPGGWAVIQRRTDGSANFFRNWETYKKGFGNIDSEYWLGLENIYQLTNQDNYKLLIELEDWNNKKVYAEYSSFRLEPESDYYRLRLGTYQGNAGDSMVWHNGKQFTTLDRDRDMYTGNCAHFHKGGWWYNACAHANLNGVWYRGGVYRSKHQDGIYWAEYRGGSYSLKRVQMLIRPID; from the exons TTGCCTGGACACCAGCTTCACCCCTAAGTAAGATGGAGAGAACCCTCTGGGCCGTAGGGGTGTTGTTCATCTCTCTGGTACCTTCGGTATTCTGCACGAACAGCGACTTTCAAAGCCGGAAAGGAACTTCAAAAAGAGTGACCCGTTCTGTGGACAGTGCGGACGGCAATGACGGTAAACGGTGTGGTTACACGTTCATGGTCCCCCAGCAGAGAATCACGGGGCCTATATGCGTCAGCACCAAAGGGCCCGGTCCAAGTAAGGACCAGGTAACAAGGATGGATTTGGAAAACCTTAAAGACGCTTTAGCTAAGCAAAGGAGAGAGGTGGAAATGTTACAAGTGGTTGTAGATGTTGACGGGAACATTGTGAATGAGGTAAAATTACTGAGGAAAGAGAGCCGGAATATGAACTCCCGAGTTACACAGCTCTACATGCAGCTCCTACACGAGATCATTCGGAAGAGGGACAACTCTCTGGAGATCTCTCACCTGGAAAACAAAATCCTCAATGTAACAGCGGAGATGCTTAGAGCAGCCACCCACTACAAAGAGCTGGAGACAAGGTATGCATCACTAGTAGACTTGGTCAATAACCAGTCTGCCATTATCTCATTGCTGGAAGAACAGTGCATGAGAGTTTTCTCCAGGAGGGACCCCCATGGCTCACCACCCTTGGTTCAAGTGGTGCCCCAGCACATTCCGAACAGCCAGCAGTACACCCCAGGATTAGGAGGCAGTAATGAGATCCAGAGAGACACCGGATACCCGAGGGTCAGAGACAGCAGGCAGCCACCACAAGCACCAGCCCCCACCATCAGCCCGTTCCGGGTACCACCAGTTACCATCATCAATGAAG GTCCGTTCAGGGACTGCAAACATGCAAAGGACTCAGGATTTTCCAGCAGTGGAATTTACTTGATAAAACCCCAAAATGCCAATAGTCACACGCAGCTGTGGTGTGAGAACAGTCTGGATCCTGGTGGCTGGGCAGTCATACAGAGGAGGACTGATGGATCAGCCAACTTTTTCAGGAACTGGGAAACCTACAAG AAAGGCTTTGGAAACATTGACTCCGAGTACTGGCTGGGGCTGGAGAACATCTATCAGCTAACAAACCAAGATAACTATAAGCTGCTGATTGAACTGGAAGATTGGAACAATAAAAAAGTCTACGCAGAATACAGCAGCTTCCGACTAGAGCCAGAGAGCGATTACTACAGGCTGCGACTCGGGACGTATCAAGGCAATGCTGGAGACTCCATGGTCTGGCACAATGGCAAGCAGTTTACTACATTGGACAGAGACAGGGATATGTATACAG GTAACTGTGCACACTTCCATAAAGGAGGATGGTGGTACAACGCTTGTGCACATGCCAACCTCAATGGTGTGTGGTACAGAGGAGGGGTGTACCGAAGTAAACACCAAGATGGCATCTACTGGGCAGAATACAGGGGTGGCTCCTATTCTCTCAAAAGGGTC